The genome window aaaaataaaattacttgaaGTTATTAGTCTGGGAAAGAAAAGCTCATTCAAAACTCACTCTCTATCAGAAGTATCATCTGCCACATCTCCATCCTTCCTTACTTTTCTCGcctttctcttcttcttatGAGCCTCACATCGCTTAACCTTCCCATTGACACGTTCGCACTTGTTGCACAGAATATTCGTCACACACAAGTATTCATTGCCTCCGACCTCGACACGATAAACACCGAATCCGTCTTCCATCTTGAAgttatccggcaaatcgcccgacttcttcttcttctcgatCTCCGGCAGTGCCAACAGTGTGCCCATTCCTTTGTCGATCATTCGGGCGAGCCCTTCTTGAGTAATCTTCTTCTCCATCTTGGCTTCTTTTCGCTTCTTTCCAATAATTCGTTTGTCGaggaaagttttgaatttttgtcgCTTGAGTGAAGGACGACGAATTCGTAATGattcaaatttgccggaagatTTGAATCGTtgaactttttggttttttttggtgtttttggtTATTTGGCAGGGCCACGGGAATGATTTTTAATGGTTACCACGTTAAattcacatatttttattgaatgaaTAAGATTTTCGGAACGTGAAATTATATttgtaaatttgtaaaattttaaaattgagtaataaaaattcttgaagaatttatttattttcccgTGACAGCATAGCCCCAAAGATTCTCTAAGAACCTCTCTTTTTCCATcccaatatttcaaaaagttctcaGAGCGTCTAGACATTCAGATGGTATCTATAAGGTATTTACGAGGAAAGTTAAATACTTATCTTTAAGCCGATCTGTTGAGGGAAGTCCCCGCTTTTAAATAGTCGCCGAAAATTATTCATACAGCAGAacataaatgcaaaaaaaacctttgGTATTTTACAtgtaaagttttaaataaaaccatAGGAAggtattattttttgtcaaaaagggagtttttcgttgattttcaaaaacttgctTAATTTTTAGATCAGATTAAAACGAATAAAATTTGACTTACATTGCCTCTGTctgcggcaaacgatttttccggcaaatcggcaaattgccggaattgaaattttcggcaaatcggaataCCGGCGAAttcccgatttgccaaatatttgccgaaaatttttttttgattagttGATgaattcgaagttttttgtTAAGAAAACACCTTtcctaataaatttttttcaaggttCGCGTCTTGAAGTTCTATCTTGATCAAAAACCGTGCAAGGTACTCAATGAACCAACACTTTTGTGAAGTTTCACGATCTTAATGAGATTAGAACGGTTCGTGGAGTCTTTAAGAAGACGATACAACCGAATTGTTTTTgatgtgcaaaaaaatccaaattaaaCTTatgtaagttcaaaaaaaaagaagataaaatggatcacaaattgccgaaaatgaaaatttccggcaaatcggcaaattgccggaattgaaatttttagcaaatcggcaaatcggcaatagcctaaaattttcggcaaactgtGGTTTCGTGcttactttttggaaatttcaggattttaatttcaaatggcaaaattgtacgcatcctatgaataaTCCCTACATCTATGTTGAacagtaagcaaattctatttAAGTATGCAggaaaaaacaggaaaaaacaggaaaaattcagaaagacacagttttaagtgtttccgtatTGTAGAAATCCCGATAAACATTTCCCGCGAATAttatatccggcaaacggaaAAACGCCAACTTGCCGAAACtgagaatttccggaaaatcgacaaactgACAATTTACTGATTTGCCGAACGGAAATTGCCACCCACCCCTGATTGAAATGTCCATTGTCATTTAATTTTGGCTTTGAAGTCTGAAATTAAACACAATGTTTTTTGCGAgaacaaatacatttaaagATAATTGGATTTATTCTTATTGGATTTCtaactaaattattttttaaaaatttaaattgaaaagcCTTTTCTTTAATTAATATGTCTCACTTTCATGGATTTCtacaaaaacaacaacttCTTTGTAAGAATTGAGTCACAATAAGTCTCACTACATTCCGAATCATCCTCAAACGTATTTAATAATTCATTAGAACCGAACATCTAGAAGATCCTAATCCAAAGTGCTTCGCAGTCCTCCAATTGTGTCAGCCGCCTCAATAATGCGCGAggccgttttttttcagtgcattCTATTTTTTGAGTAGGCCCCCTATCTTATGTCTACGCTCGCTTTTCAGGTCATCCCCCGCGGcgcaacaaattttttttcagagcattGAGTCTTGCTATATATAGGTAGAGATGAGATattgttcacaatttttgaaatcgttCCAAATATTCCATCGAAATGGTGCCAGGACCAAAGAAAAGAGGTGAGCTTAATTTGGAGGtattagcctaagcctaagctaagactagcctacgcctaagcctaatcctgagcctaagcctaggcctaagtctaagtctaagcctatacctaagcctaagcctgaggttaaagcttaagcctaagcttaatcctgagcctaagcgtaagcctaagcccgaTCCTAAGCCCAACCCCACAGTTTCAGCCCCGAAACCCTGCCTAGTGTGCGGAATCGAAAAAGGCACCCTCCACTTCGGATCCGTCGTCTGCATGGCCTGCGCCTCGTTTTTCCGCCGCACCGTCTCGTTTCACATTCGATTCTTGTGCCGATACTCCAACAATTGTCAGATTTCACAAGGTACGAACACCAGGACATCTGAGcacacagatttttttttgcagatcttCGATTCATCTGCAGATCCTGTCGATTTGACAAGTGCGAACGAGTCGGAATGAGAAGGGATTGTAAgtggaatttcaaaacataaattgattactaaaatattttaaaattccagtgGTGCAACAAAAACGGAATGAGAATAAGCTTCCGAAATACGTGCTCGAGTCCAGAAAAGGTGGTGCCGGGGAAGTAGTCCGTGGATACATCACATCAGCGTACACCGCAGAACCAAGACGTCTCAAAGAGcctgccacgtcatcagcGGCCGAGCCGGAAGATGGGTTCAGTATTATTTTGAACATGAAGCATGATGATTTGCTGGTGTATTATGTGGAGGAAATTCGGAATTCTGTGAGAGCCAGGCAGCAGGGTGGCATTGTTATGGTGAGTTGACTTTTAGGCTTTCAGGCTTTTCACACTTTCTGACTTAAGACGTTTCACTTTCAGTCCCCCCAAAACTTCCTCGAAACCAAACACCGTACTGACCAATTTGCTCTGGACATTTGCACAATGTGCCCGGGAACCGACTTGCTTGAGAATCCAGATTTTGAAGTTCTCTACAAATACTGCTCCTTTTCAAGTCTCTGGATGGATTTATCTTGGATTAATGCTAGCCAGGACGATTGGAACAAGGTTTTGGTGGAAAAAGATTACACGGAAATGTaagaaaatcgtaaaattggGGTAGTACTGTACTCATCTCCAGACCTCTTATCACCTACATGAACCAGTTCCAAGCTACCGTAACCGCCCAGTTGGCTCGTCTTCAGCTTGACATTTTCGAGTACGCCGCGCTCAAATCCATGTGCATTTGGAAACTTGGGCTTCTGGATTCAACTCTCACGTTGAAAATTGTATCGGCTGAGCATTATTATGGAATCACATGTGCCTTGAGCAAATATTATCGGGTAAGTGGTATTGCAGCCGACTTTATGCGGGTGTAAAACCGGTTGTTGTTGCCCCAAAGCATACTGATAGGAAGTTTTGGAAATGCAGCCAACACTTTACGGGTTCCTGAAAACCCAATGAAGAGTCGACTGCATCtatatctaaaaatttagattgcAGCAGACACTTCACGgggttttgaaacttttattttattttaaattctcacACTTTTAAGGTCACAAAACGCTtggaacaatttgaaatggCTACAAGAATAGCAGAAATCACATTGCTAATTGGTCCGATCTTTGTGAGTTGTAccataatattatttttattttcaaatcttgaaatttgtaGAATGTCTATCGAGACATGCTCGTGCTCTACCACAACCTTCAAATTGAGGATCGCTTCAAGGAGgaataatatgtttttttctgataaaaaaatctaataaatttatttgaaaaatgactcaacttaaaaattgttggCACTTTTTATACATACCATAGTGTTTCTTAAAATGACATtactcgaaaattttggaaagttgatCAAAACTGAGTCAAGTATCAAAATGCCCATCGACCGATGACCCACCGCACATTGCGACTTTAATGCAGTtcttgagcaaaaaaaaagtgccgCACATTTCTGTTGGCCATgccattttttgtaatttttgatagaaatatAGAACAATATTtgtactttctgaaaatatttctatttccttttgaaatttttccagaagttgcttaaaaattgtctcaaaGTCGCGATGTTATGtgcactttcaaattttttttcgaaattttgaaaacgattaaatgaaagaaaaatattttgccgaaagggaaaatgttttctatctatgtttttatgaatttctacaccaaaaattttgaaacaacgAGGAGAATGAGAGGTTTTTGTAAATgtaccgaaaaaaaacacatatgATTGGGAGCTATGAACTTTTCATTTAAAGTAAAGCTGGCGACGTTTCACCAGTTCCCACGTGGTGCTAGGTTGTCCCGTTACgtatctacaaaaaatgcggaattttttgcccaaaaaaatgtgaaatcagttgaaaactttgcgtctcttttcccgcattttttgtagatctacgtagatcaagcctaaatgagacactctgacaccatgtgAGTTCCTAGAAACCCGTAGTTTTTTGGGtccttttcaaattcaaaggTAAAATTGCAGCCGACGTTGTGCGAGTActaaattttatagtttttcatacGTTTCTGCAAATATTTCTCTACTGCATTAACTTGAGAGCATTGCATTAAGtcacaaaaaatcatacaaaattttaaatagttaaACCAAATTTTGTGAGCTTTTATTATCTTCAATATTCTTTATGaactaaaatttaagaaaacacATCTTTATGtccttcatcttttttttcattttgtgtgGCGACGTGGTTTGTGACCGACGACCTGCGATATTGATCTATAAAAAGGTCAGACGCTTATAAAGTTTTAGAACTGATGTGTGGCGcgactatttttaaattttctcgaGCTCTTTTGTAATTataaattacagtttcaattgaaaatttgatttatctttttttggaTTACAATTTCTTGCTTGGTAGCTTTGCTTCACAGACAACCGAGATAAAGCCATCAAAAGTTAGCAGCGGACATTTTGCGTGTTAGTGAGATCTTAGTACAAGGTGTCAGGTACACTAAACAACTGGAacaatacgaaaaaaattgaaaaaagtgctAAACATTCcccaaaaatcttcaaatgtATGTACCAGGTCTGTcagattatttgaaaagataTGTTTCGGAATTTGTGTCGATTGTGACTTAGTATCGTTCCACACATCAAAAAATGGAGAGACCAATTAATCCGTTTGTTTCGGTATATTTGACCTTTCGAAAtagtacagtaaccctacagtagcCATTTTTTAAGAATGCAGGTCtataaagaaaagaaaaatcagttaatccgtttgtctcaaaaatttggcgatttgaACTCAAAGCTTACGTTGGAAATTATGTCGGTCAAGCATCATTAAGTAATCATTTATACTGCGAGAAAGAACCAACTGGTAAGTTGTgttgcagccgacatttcacgTGCATATCTTCGAGAGGCGTTGCTGGCAGATCCCGTAATGTGTCGGCTGCATCTCCAGAGATACATTTGTCGTTTTACAGGTTTGAATGAACCCCTGCGCCGAAATTTAGTGTTTGCATGCAGCCGACATTATCAGGGTTTTGATATTATTCCTAACATTTCTCTATGTTTCTAGTCACTAAAATACTGTAGCGatttcatatttattattactgttctttgaaaaataccattggagggatattagtcgagccagttttttttcgcaacATACCCAAAAAGCTAATCTCCATCCAAATCTTGGCACTGTCTACAGTAGTCcgcgtagtttgtagtttttcagaaaaaacaaaccCGCAGACATCGAAATAGGCCACTTTAGGTTGGGGGCCGCCCACTGCATCTCGATTtacatttcaataaatttgaaatctcattgtgtcattttaagttttcagcAAACATCATgttcaaataatatttaatttttttccagtttttaaagcaattttctaACGAAGAGCAAAATGAGCAACTCGGACGAACAGATTTTGCAGTTCTATGTGGAGCATTTCGAAAAGGCATTAGAAAAGACACAAAATGTACTCCTGGAGTTTGCAGAGGTGAGCTTTATTTTTTGgtggtattttttcaaactgattggaaaatgtatttttatgaTTCTTTGGGTCcaaatcaggggtgggcggcaaacgattttttttcggcaaatcggtaaaccggcaatttgccgatttgccgaatttgtagacaaatcagtttgccaaatatcatagtaaaacgcttcagaaatttcagaatttttttaaatccaaattcaaaaattcaaagttgagaaccgaaaattttcaaaaaattttaggatctattttccattgatttgatacatttttctttaGTAAAATAGCaatgaaaacacaaaaaaaacaattaaagaTAGTCAGAAactaacaattaaaaatttagagacAATGCAAGCGCACTATTTTaatttacatgtttttttcacctctaattcaaatattttcagagcccCCTAAATCACTTGAAGCCAACAAAACGAGCTACAGATGCGCAGGCTTTTCAGTTCAACTCCACGTGTCCTGGAGTGGAAAATCTGAACAAACTGGAACGAGAAGCCCTATTTCAGCAGAGCTCCTTTGTAAACTTATGGCTAAACTTGGCCTATACTTGCTCGAAATCTAGCTTAAGCTTTTGGGATAGTAGAGATCAAGGAAGCGAGGGAGGGTAAGTAGAAAAAGTCaactcaaataaataaaaatataaaaaattccagaaaattggaagTATTCATGCCAAGACTCCACGACTCACTCACCACCGAGTTCCACAGAATTCACTTGGACCCACAAGAGTTTGCGACAATTTGTGCAATTACAACGTGGAAGATACATcaatggggtactgtagaagcGAATACTGTAGCCGGGCAGCACTATTTGGCGGTTATCAAGGAGCTTAACAATCATCACAAGGTTGGTAAATTTCACTGgctttctcgtttttttttaatttggcatATTTGGCagttgaatatttcaaaaaaaaaactctttaaaaaaaagtttttttttgaaacttgaaaaaatcattttgaaaatttggaaacattctataaactttttacagttatatttggtcattaaggtggtgtagtcgaattttttttattgctttatttttttttatttctcaaaattgtctgaaaacaccgaatttcataatgaaacttcttgaaaacatctcagaaaaagttatgatggcctaaaaatggcttaaatgtagttaaaatttgaaatctgaccaacttgtcaagcggctggaaacaatttttttttgaaatcaccttcaaattttgtgtatAAAAcgtaattatcttgcgttttcaactttatttaGGTGTTTTCAATCaacggcgagatttttaaattattttaaccaAATCTTGGTGTCTATCGACTTTAAAACacctaaatgaagttgaaaacgtaagataattacattttatacccaaaattggacggtgatttcaaaaaagttaatttctaGCCGCTTGataagtcggtcaaatttcaaattttaactacaaTTAAGCCATTTTTGAGAcatcataactttgttttttgaagttttaaagaaatttcattatgaaattcggtgttttcagacaattttgagtctaataagcAATTAAAACTacctttaataaaatttttcgttttgattTATCGGCACTTTGTCGGCACAAATATTAAAACGCCATTGCTGGataccaaaatttaaataaaagcTACAAAAGGTAtgtacagtaccccaaaaatttccagaaaaccaCGACAATGCGAGATTTCGAGAGAGCTTTGAGAATAACAGAAATCATATCATTACTGGTGCCGATTGGGGTGAGTTCTGGTTTTTTCCAATTAGAAGTGCAtgtaataaaaacaatattttttcagcgaatGCTCCAGGAAGTGAAAACCCTCTATGAAACACTGGGAATTAAGGATGACGGCAGggaataatttttggcaatttttattgaattttttaaactctaatataaataatatttttttcttcatacaaatcttaatttataattttcaaaaaaaatttttcggcttCTGCTATTAACTTCCTCATAAACAACATATGtgaaccattttttcatttctttcgaaaaaagagCACTTATGACTTTTCAAATGCTTCCTTTTGTCTTTTTAATCtctcgttcttttttttcaaaattttattagccACTTGTTATTCTTAGAGACCATATGGTTCAGCTCGTCAAaggattttgagttttttgtacGAGTTTGAAGAGgttgtaaaaattaatgaagatATTAAGTATTTCTAATAAGTGTCTTCGAATTGTGGGTAGgttcttcagaaattttcgaattaaaaaaaaatttcggtttttttccacttttttattttttaaaggtggtgtagtcaattttttactgctttattagactcaaaaatgtctgaaaacatcgaatttcttaatgaatcttcttgaaaacttctaaaaaaacgttatgacggctcaaaaaatgacctaaaattagttaaaatttgaaatttgaccgacttgtcaatgtcgcagcagctggaaactaacttttttgaaatcaccgtccaATTTTGAGCATAAAATGTAAATATCTTGCGGTTTAaacttcatttaggtattttaatgACGATGGACGGTGagatttggcaaaaaaatttaaaattactatttttcaaaatttttagaaaatttttagaatttttaaaaaatttatttagaaaatcaaaaaaaaacattttaaattcaaataataagagttttagaaaaaatttaaacccaaatttgaaaaaaaaaaaatttttgttttcgaagATTTAACTTAAAACGTTGAAACTTCCAACCCTCCCCACATTCCCTAAATCCTTTTAGTCAAatgaaaaaagctaaaattagTACACAATTTGACTTATAGTGCACACTGACGTTGCCACGATTTTATTGGGTTGAAATGTCGAAGGACTAGGCATAATAGGATAAAATCCAATAATTTGTAATTCACGTGGGTGGGATTTATATAAGATTGAGGGCTTTTTGTTCTggattttcattatttcttttttggtttGCGGTATTTTTGCGGCTTATCTCACTATCAGTGTTTTAAAAACAGACCCGTGATATCTCGGCTGCTTCgcctttcttcattttcaccCGTTATATGTCCGCTGCTAGTTTTATTCCCGGTATGCAAAACTCATGCCCggaaagtgtcggctgctgatTTCATGGTCACTGatcttcaaacaaaatttcctGTATTTTCACCAAAACAAGATATTGTCAATTTCCCCCTATCTCATGtcggtttcttttttttttcggttttttttttcaatatgcaaATATGGTTTTCCTTAtatcttcttcatcttttcgACAACTCttgtattgaaatttttgcgaaaaaaaagatggagaaataacattcatttttcaaacacacACCGGAGCCCCGTTATTTACCACACCTGACAATTAcacgttttgtttttcaaaagataaatACAGATTCCATTCAACAATCGGGGATTATAGGTTTTCTGGTGATGGATGCAGATAATGggttgagtttttttttttgaaattttgaatttttgcggaTTTCATTCAGCATCTCCCtaacaaaatttgtttagaGGAAAACTAGCACCCGACACCTCCAGGGCATGCGTTTTTATGTAGAAGCAGACACCTCGCGGGCATACGTTATGTTAGGTCGAACTAGCAACCGACATTTTCCGGTTGTTTCTCATGAAGTTGAAATAGCAGCCGGCACCTCCCGGGCGCATGTTTTACCCAAATAGactagcagccgacacctcacggGTGCAAGTTATACCAGAGAAACTAGCAGCCGTCACCTCACGGGCGTATCTTATGCCAACATAGactagcagccgacacctcccGGGCGCAGGCCGACCCCAAATGGGACAGCGGCAAAGTTATCTCTAAACAAATGCTCAGCTTAAAGCTTCCATCAAAACTTCACTCAGGTACCACGGTTCCCACGCCCACTCCTCCCCATACAGGTGTATATCCCTATATTTGATCTACACCTCAAATTCCGTGTGTCTCCACACCTGCGTCTCTCCGCCCAATCACTATCCCTATGCTTGTTTCCGTTTCCCTCTCGTCACCAGCAGCTCTCAATTGTTTACAGAGCTCATTGCCTCTTgcttctccaatttttttttcgttcgcCTCCTTCTTCGTTCGTCCCGTTTTTGCCAAGTCTGGCCggatatttttggtttttttaggcTTCCGACATTCTGGCATGGTCaccaacttttcttttttttctgaaaatagggAAAACTGGATTAAGCTCGAGCAATGAGAATCACGAATCACATTTCTCTCTACtcaaaaatcatagaaatCTGACCTAAAATGAGATTTCCTGTGAGAAAACTTCCTGATTTCCGTTTTCCAGCCTGTTTGGTTTTCAGGCTTCTTAGGCTTTTAGGCTTTTTATCTCTCATTAAATACTTCCCGGTCCAAAGACGAATTCTCAATAAAACTAGGAAAtcaaaaaagcagaaaatttcccaaaaaaaaacgttgcattttttgcttttgcACCGAATTCCCTCCCCTCCCGgcacgaaaaatttgattagtgAAGCGGGAAACCGGGGCCAGCAGGCCAGCAGGGATGAGCTGTATTTCAAGCGGAAGGAAATTCTCCCGGCGCTGCACACTTTGAGTTTTGACTTTATAGCTTAGTTTAACCTGTTTTTGTGGAGTTTTGAactcaaacattttgaaaattttgttgtttagAAGCCAGGCGAGCTTGATATTCGATTTTCTCTGgcaaaaaactgagaaaaaaggagaaaaatatattatatttaAGTTAATGAAAAACAAACGTCACTGTGAACTTTTagccggaaattcaaatttttaaatctataaacggtgaaataaatttgaattgccCCTGTAGATGGCgacgcccacaaaatggttAGTGCAGGTCTGtaacaggggtgggcggcaaacgattttttccggcaaatcggcaaatcggcaaattgctggaattgaaaatttccggcaaatcggcaaacaggcaaattgccgatttgccgaatttgccgtaaaaaagcgaaatttgccgaaaagtttttaagtgtttttgtctcataaaaaattcctctaaacgtttccggcaaatttgatatccggcaaacggcaaatcggcaatttgccaaaaatgaaaatttccggcaaatcggcaaaccgacaatttgccgatttgccgaatttgccggaaaaacgcgaaatttgccgaaaagtttttaagtgtttccgtctcaTAAAAAATCTCtctgaacatttccggcaaatctgatatccggcaaacggcaaatcggaaatttgccaaaaatgaaaatttccggcaaatcggcaaacctgcaaTTTTCCGAACgtcaattgccgcccacccctggtctGTAACTCGGGCCGGCCCATTTTCGGGGGCTTTGTCGGCAAGAAGCGGGTGATAGCGGGCGACACTGTGTTACTCGTCAGGTGCTACCCGCTAGTTctgcagccgacatctcacagGACTCCAACCCAGAACATGAGGCCCTCCCTAAAACCATACTATACTTCAGCGACCGACACTTTACGGGGCCCTGAAAAAACTTTCGTACCACCCATAGTTTTTCCTTTgagttggctttttttttccggttGAAACACATTTTCTGGTCTTTCATCATAAAACATCCTCCCTTCACTTCTTCTATTCTAATCCACTTATAATCCTCTCGTGGTGTGTAGTTTTTGGTACTAGGAGGAGCTTCAAAAGAGAGGTGAAGCATCATCATTCTTCTTGACCAACatggagttttttttggtgggTTTTGGGCGCCTATAgtgtattttttctgaaaattgaatgaagcGCGCCCAtaaaatggtaatttttgtgttttttttacagttttggAACAAATTTTGTGCATTAAGAGTGGGTAGGTCACGCGCACTAAATAGCCGGAGTTTGCAAAGAGTCCTAAAATGAAAATCTGAACTTTTAGCTTCTAGGTTCATTTGTGTTTCGGATTCCAAATTCAATCAAGAAAACTTTTCTTCCCTCCTTTTACTTGCCAAAACACTTCCAGGAAGCCGCACAAAAAGTGTGAACACGTCATGTTATTAAGGGGTTTCAGGGTTtcatttcttttgttttgtgTCCGGGTCCAAGatgtgaaaaagttttttggagctCGAAGAAGTGTGCtcctaattttaaaatgacagCCGACGCTTCACGGGTTCTACAAAATCCGTAtagtgtcggctgcttgagCTCTAAGTGTTGCGTTAACAAACCTGTAAGAAGTCGGCTGCAGACGTGGTACAGTAATTCtcttgataattttgaagtttagtAACTCTTTCTTAGTaacttattttcttttttttaaatatttattttttgtagtaaCTATTATCTTCCGTGACTTAAGTTTCAGAGttcaaaattgtgcattttctggaattttggagccagtttcaggttttttttcagaaaagtcacACTGATAAACATTTCTACAGTCCTATATGAAGCCTTTCATATAATACAATAATCCTACTATATAAGATTTAGAAAAtagcctacagtaaccctacaatagcctacagtaaccctattattttctttcagactATTTTCAGCTTATTCTctttcacttttattttttgcacaattttctatttttgacttTCTACTTTATTCGATCATTTTGTCACTTCCTCCTCTCTTTATTTTTATCCccatgaaataaaaaaattctcc of Caenorhabditis elegans chromosome II contains these proteins:
- the nhr-235 gene encoding NR LBD domain-containing protein (Confirmed by transcript evidence), which codes for MSNSDEQILQFYVEHFEKALEKTQNVLLEFAESPLNHLKPTKRATDAQAFQFNSTCPGVENLNKLEREALFQQSSFVNLWLNLAYTCSKSSLSFWDSRDQGSEGGKLEVFMPRLHDSLTTEFHRIHLDPQEFATICAITTWKIHQWGTVEANTVAGQHYLAVIKELNNHHKKTTTMRDFERALRITEIISLLVPIGRMLQEVKTLYETLGIKDDGRE
- the nhr-234 gene encoding Nuclear receptor domain-containing protein (Confirmed by transcript evidence), encoding MVPGPKKRAPKPCLVCGIEKGTLHFGSVVCMACASFFRRTVSFHIRFLCRYSNNCQISQDLRFICRSCRFDKCERVGMRRDLVQQKRNENKLPKYVLESRKGGAGEVVRGYITSAYTAEPRRLKEPATSSAAEPEDGFSIILNMKHDDLLVYYVEEIRNSVRARQQGGIVMSPQNFLETKHRTDQFALDICTMCPGTDLLENPDFEVLYKYCSFSSLWMDLSWINASQDDWNKVLVEKDYTEIPLITYMNQFQATVTAQLARLQLDIFEYAALKSMCIWKLGLLDSTLTLKIVSAEHYYGITCALSKYYRVTKRLEQFEMATRIAEITLLIGPIFNVYRDMLVLYHNLQIEDRFKEE